One Brassica oleracea var. oleracea cultivar TO1000 chromosome C7, BOL, whole genome shotgun sequence genomic window carries:
- the LOC106302219 gene encoding uncharacterized protein LOC106302219: MESYGNPNKQSSSLYPTVDMSNPEAPLNPISSSSTSNLYPSLDMNDLANNLFSEQPESRSIPVSAPPAAREEVILTISGAILHLIDQSYSVELACGDLAIIRIVQDGNVVAVLTRVADEIQWPLTKDENSVKVDESHYFFTLRPSKDFGSDSSDEDEDNADMLNYGLTIASKGQEHLLEELERILDHYSCFTVQKVSEEAKETGEEVLDVTVARETSPVELTGEKKEIVEQQCAAYWTTLAPNVEDYSGKTAKLIASGSGHLIKGILWCGDVTMDRLNWGNDFMKRRLSKADKERDVHPDTLKRIKRVKKMTKMTESVANGVLSGVIKVSGFFTSSVANTKVGKKFFSLLPGEIVLATLDGFNKVCDAVEVAGRNVMSTSSTVATELVDHRHGGTAAEATNEGLEAVGHAFGTAWAAFKIRKAINPKSVLKPSSLAKSAIKSAASQKKA; encoded by the exons ATGGAATCTTACGGAAACCCTAACAAGCAGTCTTCCTCTCTCTACCCTACCGTCGACATGTCAAACCCGGAAGCTCCTCTCAACCCTATCTCCTCATCTTCTACAAGCAACCTCTATCCTTCCCTCGACATGAACGATCTCGCCAACAATCTCTTCTCGGAGCAACCGGAGTCGCGTTCGATCCCCGTCTCGGCTCCTCCCGCCGCAAGGGAGGAAGTGATCCTGACAATCTCCGGCGCGATTCTCCACCTGATCGACCAATCATACAGCGTCGAGCTCGCTTGCGGCGATCTCGCCATCATCCGTATTGTTCAAGACGGAAACGTCGTCGCCGTTCTCACTCGTGTCGCCGACGAGATTCAATGGCCGTTGACTAAGGACGAGAACTCCGTCAAGGTCGATGAGTCTCACTACTTCTTCACGCTCCGTCCCTCTAAAGATTTCGGATCTGATTCGAGCGACGAAGACGAGGATAATGCCGATATGTTGAACTACGGACTCACGATTGCTTCCAAAGGCCAAGAGCATTTGCTGGAAGAGCTTGAGAGGATCTTGGATCATTACAGCTGTTTCACGGTTCAGAAAGTGTCGGAGGAAGCGAAGGAAACAGGGGAGGAGGTTTTGGACGTGACGGTGGCGAGGGAGACGTCTCCGGTGGAGCTTACTGGAGAGAAGAAAGAGATTGTGGAGCAGCAGTGTGCTGCGTATTGGACGACTTTAGCTCCGAACGTGGAGGATTATAGTGGGAAGACGGCGAAGCTGATAGCTAGTGGCTCTGGGCATCTGATCAAAGGGATTCTATGGTGTGGAGATGTGACTATGGATCGGCTCAACTGGGGGAATGATTTCATGAAACGGAGGTTGAGTAAGGCTGACAAGGAGAGGGATGTTCATCCTGATACCTTGAAAAGGATCAAGAG AGTGAAGAAGATGACCAAGATGACTGAGAGTGTGGCAAACGGTGTTCTGTCTGGAGTAATTAAAGTTTCAGGGTTCTTCACAAGTTCAGTGGCAAACACCAAAGTAGGGAAGAAATTTTTTAGCCTTCTCCCTGGAGAAATCGTCCTTGCAACTCTTGACGGATTCA ATAAGGTCTGTGACGCTGTTGAAGTAGCTGGAAGGAATGTAATGTCAACCTCGTCTACTGTTGCAACTGAACTTGTTGATCACAG GCATGGTGGTACAGCAGCAGAGGCGACAAACGAAGGGCTGGAGGCAGTGGGACATGCTTTTGGGACAGCCTGGGCTGCTTTCAAAATCAGAAAGGCTATTAACCCTAAGAGCGTTCTCAAACCTTCCTCTCTTGCGAAATCAGCAATTAAATCTGCAGCTTCACAAAAGAAAGCCTAG